A region of Paenibacillus thiaminolyticus DNA encodes the following proteins:
- a CDS encoding non-ribosomal peptide synthetase: MKHLTKENVLEVIELSMVQKQLLSKDKITTVRYLIERQIDPTKAEDTWEDIVNENSVMRTVFRKLKHKYVQVVLKQLKIPIDWQDLRHLSPEQQEQAYLAMVASHQEPIQFEVGPLIRVSILQMNANKAIIIWTNHSLCMDDASRELIVQGWLNNLLGSRVDDNNRKSSFKEYITWESSQDGSKTKHFWLDKFHKFEHDSVFYPVHGTHNEGNHHLSCCAALPEPFAKKIKSMASQQRVSVEAIFQSAWFLLLNIYSGDEKAAIGVTVTGRPESLDGANAIIGPLAHTLPVFMTLDPNQTVCELVQNVQASWEELQQNQIISLSMIRNYAGVSEDLPLFGTTLTMLNGEDHHFESEMLYRGGHASLELMVTVGRSMKIQLYHFLASSHSDLDRLQSHYLHILERVCSELDSKIRDLNVVPEEEQELMAKAMGDFASSNRRMDRLTQQIIEERVKRQPDAVAAIYRNQSITYKELNENANRLAHWLRREGFGRNDLAAIFAERSIDMLVGILAVLKAGGGYVPLDTAHPDHRLLTILGTSKAKVILTEASWQMRSMTLVSNLDHKPVVFCLNKGEVVSPDMSSLQTSDTRDLELINSQDDLANVFFTSGSTGHPKGAMIEHRGMLNHLYAKIDVLGLNQDSIVAQNASHCFDISVWQFLAPLMAGGTLIIYNNETATDPEALLTSLNRDGVTVIQMVPAMIEALLHAALDLPPEQYALPRLEYMISTGEGLPVTLCKKWQTIYPDVTVVNTYGATECSDDTMHEIIDCSYQHDDHPYVALGGSLPHMKHYLLDQWMRPVPIGCLGEIYISGVGVGRGYLHDTERTEHAFLQDPFVKNREERLYRTGDLGRYLPSGRLMFVARADFQVKVRGHRIELGEIENALLSHRMIRQCAAIAREDGNGNNRILAYVVMNEQQNENELQLYLKSLLPEYMLPEHIMILDSMPLNRNGKIDQKALPEPETMQKRTEAFAAARNDLERKLTAIWSAVLHINEIGIDDDFFQLGGHSMKTIQVRLRIKKELGMEVTIKELFDHRTIRELSSLLEQREKPSAEHFRLEHDRTTIPKAAESPYYPVSHAQRRLFFIQQMEPNSTAYNMPSIYHITGPLKESILYKAFDLLVQRHEVLRTKFLLRDGHPVQQVLPSIDFTCAYADLSEEPEACKQEAIQRFIQKESETCFDFQQETLFRVKLCKVAEEKYMLFMNMHHMISDQWSWDIFMGDFNRIYESLQQGIDPVLPALNIQYKDYAVWQNNAINNGGLADSESYWLKKFHQDIPVLDLPTDFQRQPVQTFASASEDYFIPESIVSWLREIARKHDASMFMVMLSSVSIWLSKLTNQQDIIIGTPEAGRNHMDIEEVIGFFINTLSLRLEVNTEHTFIEALADCKQQALEAYMHHEYPFDKLVEKINPERDIGRNPIFSVMFQYIDKIEEKNQITGLEVQAVESNNSMTNFDLSLVCLEQDNGASLRIEYRSDLYAPATVQRMIRYWGNVIEQVANQPDIRFEHIELLSADEKQAMLTGFKEIHDSYGDDHKTIIDLFEEQSERTPDHIALVFEDQELSYSALNERVNQLARTLLASGVSANQLVGIIAERSMEMIVGVLAILKAGGAYVPIDPNYPEERIRYMLEHSGAEVLLLHRSMRNQVTFDNKIIVLDDHESYHDDKTNPGLPIRPDQLAYVIYTSGTTGQPKGVMIEHRQLQYIAQAWTQEYKLDEFPVRLLQWASFSFDVFTGDYIRCLLHGGKLVICPTESRLDLERIYQLMKKNEITMLDLTPVLAIPLMDYIYENNLNIDFLKIVILGSDICPIQAFHRLISRYGSKMRILNCYGVTEAAIDSSYFENDEQQAYRFLPIGKPLPGVKMYILDSNGNVQPPGIPGELFIGGLGVGRGYFKRPDLTQDKFVDNPFCAGEKMYKTGDMARWLPCGNIEFLGRFDNQVKVRGNRIELEEIESALIKNGHIREAVVIAREDETGQKRLYAFYVAAEMLASSVLKEPLRKTLPAFMVPSYFVQLDRLPVTPNGKIDRKALTVMNVTPQSEMEYIEPATEIEKTLVRVWQEVLHENKVGVLDNFFDLGGDSIKSIQVSSQLSGLGYKMEIRDLFRYPTIVELSTRIRPLHRKIDQKDREGAVQLTPIQHWFFQEHAQHPHHYNLAFMLYRQDRFDKIIVRKVMDKLVQHHDALRMIFRRTETGYEAYNRGLHDSVLYHLEIWDYRDKDRNELEQAMDLKCTEIQSRLHIFEGPLIRLGLFQCPDGDHLLLAVHHLVVDGVSWRILIEDFHTSYVQLLNHQEIRLPLKSDSFQRWAQKLNEYAKREDIEHESAYWKSIAELEIESLPTDYNKQKSLRKHTRTTTINLNEQQTAELLKQANRAYNTEIDELLLSAIGMAFKKWADLNRFIINMEGHGRESIMPDVDINRTVGWFTSEYPVVIDIGDEPNPLDIISKVQKDIRRIPHKGIHYGVLRYLSEHSRNDKMDIKPEVSFNYLGQFDRDSKEDDGDVQFSAFSGGDSMSLDQVRECKIDIECVVLHGRLSLTVHYSDQQYKEETIERLTAFLRESLSEIIQHCMSKLRNEVKLRENDSTQKHLASCNASSGEWVDLEGVVDGFFNASYMNDIPGAIVAVVHNGEVKVKKAYGYANIQEKVPMSADDTVIKVGSISKVVTVAAIMRLVEQGRIGWNDDIQQYIYEIEIPRKIDGPLAVEHLLSYTSGFGSPDKGNEQSYNFGGRESLTLRDYILRYMPTVVHQPGQHYNNENFSFMLSGYLVEKVTGIPFHRYVSEQFFEPLGMTNSSFILNPELEAKMATGYDLENEAVPRYDFSPADSPDGSMLSTGHDISKFMLALLNKGVYGGNAILKEDSIVKMFSSKSVSLPQLTDTGYGFMTKFHPEYSNDNILAKAGEVIGYNSFMWFLPEKNTGVFISANKSYFNKIEFFEYFMKQYYPAEAFIM, translated from the coding sequence TTGAAGCACTTAACCAAAGAGAATGTGCTGGAAGTCATTGAGCTGTCCATGGTGCAAAAGCAATTGTTAAGCAAGGATAAGATTACAACCGTGCGTTACCTCATCGAGCGGCAAATCGATCCGACAAAAGCAGAAGACACGTGGGAAGACATCGTCAACGAAAATTCGGTCATGCGTACCGTTTTCCGCAAGCTCAAACATAAATATGTCCAAGTCGTACTGAAGCAGTTGAAAATTCCCATTGACTGGCAGGATTTACGGCATTTATCCCCTGAACAGCAGGAGCAAGCCTATCTTGCCATGGTTGCATCCCACCAGGAGCCGATTCAATTTGAGGTAGGTCCATTAATCCGAGTATCTATCCTGCAAATGAATGCCAATAAAGCAATCATCATCTGGACAAATCATTCATTATGCATGGATGATGCGAGCCGTGAGCTTATTGTTCAGGGATGGCTTAATAATCTGCTGGGCAGCCGGGTAGATGATAATAATCGAAAATCATCATTTAAAGAGTATATTACATGGGAGTCAAGTCAAGACGGCTCCAAAACCAAACATTTTTGGCTGGACAAATTCCATAAATTTGAGCATGATTCCGTTTTTTACCCCGTCCATGGGACGCACAACGAAGGGAATCATCATCTTAGCTGCTGTGCCGCTCTTCCCGAACCATTCGCTAAAAAAATAAAGAGCATGGCATCGCAGCAGCGAGTATCTGTTGAAGCCATCTTTCAGAGCGCTTGGTTCCTGTTATTAAACATATATAGCGGCGATGAAAAAGCAGCAATAGGCGTTACCGTGACGGGCAGGCCCGAATCATTGGATGGGGCTAATGCCATAATTGGGCCCTTGGCTCATACCTTGCCTGTCTTCATGACATTGGATCCGAACCAGACGGTATGCGAGCTTGTGCAGAACGTTCAGGCAAGCTGGGAAGAGCTGCAACAAAACCAAATCATTTCGCTGAGTATGATCCGCAATTATGCAGGTGTCTCGGAGGACCTCCCTCTATTTGGGACGACGCTGACGATGCTGAATGGCGAAGACCATCATTTTGAATCTGAAATGCTGTATCGCGGCGGTCATGCGTCATTGGAGTTAATGGTGACGGTTGGGCGGAGCATGAAAATTCAACTCTATCATTTCCTTGCTTCCTCCCATTCCGATCTAGACAGGCTGCAGTCGCATTACCTCCATATTCTTGAGCGGGTGTGCTCGGAATTGGACAGTAAAATTAGGGATTTGAATGTAGTTCCTGAGGAAGAGCAAGAGCTGATGGCGAAGGCGATGGGGGATTTTGCGAGCTCGAATCGGAGAATGGATCGATTGACTCAGCAAATTATTGAAGAGCGGGTTAAGCGACAACCTGATGCTGTCGCCGCCATCTATAGGAATCAATCCATCACGTACAAAGAACTAAATGAAAATGCAAATCGATTGGCGCATTGGCTGCGAAGAGAAGGGTTCGGGAGAAATGATCTTGCGGCCATATTTGCGGAGAGAAGCATCGATATGCTGGTTGGCATTCTGGCCGTGCTGAAAGCGGGAGGAGGCTATGTACCGCTCGATACGGCCCATCCCGATCACAGGCTGCTTACGATTCTTGGCACGAGCAAGGCCAAAGTGATACTGACCGAAGCGAGTTGGCAAATGCGCAGCATGACCTTGGTTAGCAACCTGGACCATAAGCCTGTCGTATTTTGCTTGAATAAGGGTGAGGTCGTAAGTCCGGATATGTCTTCTCTCCAAACATCCGATACTCGCGATCTTGAACTCATTAATTCCCAAGATGACTTGGCCAATGTCTTTTTTACCTCTGGCTCAACCGGCCACCCCAAGGGTGCAATGATCGAACATAGGGGGATGTTGAATCATCTTTATGCCAAAATTGACGTCTTGGGCCTGAATCAAGACAGCATCGTCGCACAGAATGCTTCCCATTGCTTCGATATTTCGGTCTGGCAATTTCTCGCCCCTTTGATGGCGGGGGGAACGCTTATTATCTATAACAATGAGACGGCAACGGATCCGGAAGCATTGCTAACATCCTTGAATCGAGACGGTGTAACCGTGATTCAGATGGTACCGGCGATGATTGAAGCATTGCTCCATGCAGCTCTCGACCTTCCGCCGGAACAATATGCCTTGCCCCGGTTAGAATACATGATCTCTACCGGTGAGGGATTGCCGGTCACGTTGTGCAAAAAATGGCAAACCATCTATCCCGATGTCACCGTTGTGAATACGTATGGAGCGACAGAGTGCTCTGATGACACGATGCATGAAATCATTGACTGTTCTTATCAGCATGATGATCACCCATATGTCGCGCTGGGAGGCTCGCTCCCCCATATGAAACATTATCTCCTGGACCAATGGATGCGACCGGTTCCGATCGGATGTCTGGGTGAAATCTATATTTCCGGAGTTGGAGTAGGCCGTGGATATTTACATGACACCGAACGTACGGAGCATGCCTTTTTACAAGATCCATTTGTGAAGAATAGGGAAGAGAGACTGTATAGAACAGGTGATTTAGGCCGTTATTTGCCAAGCGGCAGACTTATGTTTGTTGCGCGCGCCGATTTTCAAGTGAAAGTACGCGGACATCGCATTGAGCTCGGGGAAATAGAAAATGCTCTTTTGAGTCACCGCATGATCAGGCAATGTGCAGCGATAGCACGCGAAGATGGCAATGGGAATAATCGAATTCTAGCTTATGTTGTCATGAATGAACAACAGAATGAAAATGAACTGCAACTCTATCTGAAGTCGCTCTTGCCAGAATATATGCTTCCTGAGCATATTATGATTCTTGATTCCATGCCCCTGAATCGAAATGGAAAAATCGATCAAAAAGCATTGCCAGAGCCGGAAACGATGCAAAAGAGGACGGAAGCTTTCGCGGCTGCGCGCAACGATCTGGAAAGGAAATTAACTGCCATTTGGAGTGCCGTGCTGCACATCAATGAAATTGGAATAGACGACGATTTCTTTCAGCTCGGCGGGCATTCCATGAAAACGATCCAGGTTCGCTTGCGGATAAAAAAAGAACTTGGGATGGAAGTCACGATTAAGGAGTTATTCGATCATCGAACGATTCGGGAGCTGTCCTCTTTGCTTGAACAAAGGGAAAAACCGTCTGCCGAACATTTCCGGCTTGAGCATGATCGAACAACGATACCCAAAGCAGCGGAGTCTCCGTACTATCCCGTTTCCCATGCGCAGCGAAGATTGTTTTTTATTCAACAGATGGAACCCAATAGCACGGCTTATAATATGCCGTCTATTTACCATATAACTGGGCCATTGAAGGAATCTATTTTGTATAAGGCTTTTGATCTGCTTGTGCAAAGACATGAAGTGCTGCGAACCAAATTCCTGTTGCGGGACGGACACCCCGTCCAACAAGTGCTGCCGAGTATTGATTTTACATGCGCATATGCCGATCTGTCCGAGGAGCCGGAAGCATGCAAGCAAGAGGCTATTCAACGATTCATACAAAAAGAATCCGAGACCTGCTTTGACTTTCAGCAGGAGACTCTGTTCCGAGTGAAGCTGTGTAAGGTTGCGGAAGAAAAATATATGTTATTCATGAACATGCATCATATGATTAGCGACCAATGGTCATGGGACATCTTCATGGGGGATTTCAATAGAATATACGAATCCTTGCAGCAAGGAATCGATCCCGTCTTGCCTGCTTTGAACATCCAGTATAAAGATTACGCCGTCTGGCAAAATAACGCGATCAATAACGGAGGGTTGGCGGATTCAGAATCATACTGGCTGAAAAAGTTCCACCAAGATATTCCGGTGTTGGACTTGCCAACCGATTTCCAGCGTCAGCCGGTACAAACGTTTGCTTCGGCAAGTGAAGACTATTTTATTCCGGAATCAATTGTTAGCTGGCTCAGAGAGATTGCCCGGAAGCACGATGCGTCCATGTTTATGGTGATGTTATCATCCGTAAGCATATGGCTGTCCAAGCTAACGAATCAGCAGGATATCATCATCGGCACGCCGGAAGCCGGACGCAATCACATGGATATCGAGGAAGTGATTGGTTTCTTCATTAACACGCTCTCCTTGAGATTAGAAGTGAATACGGAGCATACCTTCATCGAAGCGTTAGCCGATTGCAAACAACAAGCGCTTGAGGCCTATATGCATCATGAGTACCCATTCGATAAATTAGTCGAAAAAATCAATCCTGAGCGAGATATTGGCCGCAACCCTATTTTTTCTGTCATGTTTCAATATATTGACAAAATAGAAGAGAAGAACCAGATAACGGGGCTGGAAGTTCAGGCTGTCGAATCCAATAATTCCATGACGAATTTCGACTTGTCCCTTGTATGCTTGGAGCAAGACAATGGGGCCAGCTTGCGTATCGAATATCGGTCGGATTTATATGCGCCCGCAACCGTTCAACGGATGATCAGGTATTGGGGCAACGTCATTGAACAAGTGGCCAATCAGCCGGATATTCGATTCGAACATATCGAGTTATTGTCCGCAGACGAAAAACAAGCCATGTTGACTGGGTTTAAGGAAATCCATGATTCCTATGGGGATGATCATAAAACGATCATTGATCTGTTCGAGGAGCAAAGTGAGAGAACTCCGGATCACATTGCGCTCGTGTTCGAAGATCAAGAACTGTCCTATTCAGCATTAAACGAACGGGTGAATCAACTGGCGCGGACCTTGTTAGCTTCCGGCGTCAGCGCCAATCAACTCGTTGGCATTATTGCCGAACGTTCCATGGAAATGATTGTCGGCGTATTAGCGATTCTCAAAGCAGGCGGGGCCTATGTCCCTATTGACCCTAATTACCCGGAAGAGCGTATCCGGTACATGCTGGAACATTCGGGAGCCGAAGTGTTATTGCTCCATCGTTCCATGCGCAATCAAGTCACCTTTGACAACAAAATCATCGTGCTTGACGATCATGAGTCCTATCATGATGACAAGACGAATCCGGGACTGCCGATCCGTCCCGATCAGCTTGCCTATGTTATCTATACATCGGGCACTACGGGACAGCCGAAGGGAGTCATGATTGAGCACCGGCAGCTTCAATATATTGCTCAAGCATGGACACAAGAATATAAGCTGGACGAATTCCCTGTCCGATTGTTGCAATGGGCGAGTTTCTCCTTTGATGTTTTTACTGGCGATTATATTCGATGCTTGTTGCACGGAGGCAAACTTGTTATTTGTCCAACCGAATCAAGACTTGATTTGGAGCGAATCTATCAGCTAATGAAAAAAAACGAGATTACGATGTTAGACTTGACTCCAGTTCTTGCGATTCCTCTAATGGACTATATATATGAAAATAATCTCAACATAGATTTTTTGAAAATAGTAATTCTTGGATCGGATATATGCCCGATACAAGCATTTCATCGCCTTATAAGCAGGTACGGCAGCAAAATGAGGATTTTAAACTGTTATGGCGTGACAGAGGCGGCCATTGATTCCTCCTATTTTGAGAACGACGAGCAGCAGGCTTACCGGTTTTTGCCGATTGGCAAACCGCTGCCTGGGGTGAAAATGTATATATTAGACTCTAACGGTAATGTACAGCCTCCAGGCATTCCCGGCGAACTATTTATCGGAGGGCTCGGGGTGGGGAGGGGATATTTCAAGCGCCCGGATTTGACACAGGACAAATTCGTGGATAACCCGTTCTGCGCCGGCGAGAAAATGTATAAGACGGGAGATATGGCACGATGGCTTCCTTGTGGGAATATTGAATTTTTAGGGCGATTCGATAATCAAGTCAAGGTTCGCGGCAATCGAATCGAATTGGAAGAAATAGAATCTGCGCTCATAAAAAATGGCCATATCCGTGAAGCGGTAGTTATCGCAAGAGAGGATGAAACCGGTCAAAAAAGGTTGTATGCCTTTTATGTCGCGGCGGAGATGCTTGCATCCAGTGTATTGAAAGAGCCGTTAAGAAAAACGCTGCCGGCGTTTATGGTACCTTCCTATTTTGTCCAGCTCGATCGGCTGCCGGTAACGCCGAATGGAAAGATTGACCGCAAAGCGTTAACGGTGATGAACGTAACGCCGCAGAGTGAAATGGAGTATATCGAACCTGCCACTGAAATCGAGAAAACATTAGTGAGGGTGTGGCAGGAAGTTCTGCATGAGAACAAGGTTGGGGTCTTGGATAATTTTTTTGACCTTGGAGGAGATTCCATCAAATCAATCCAGGTATCCTCTCAATTATCCGGCTTAGGTTACAAGATGGAGATAAGAGATCTTTTCCGCTACCCAACTATCGTAGAACTCAGTACCAGGATCAGACCGTTGCATCGAAAAATCGATCAGAAAGATAGGGAAGGCGCTGTGCAACTCACGCCGATCCAACATTGGTTTTTTCAAGAACATGCCCAACATCCGCATCACTATAACCTGGCTTTTATGTTGTATCGCCAAGACCGGTTTGACAAGATCATCGTTCGCAAGGTTATGGATAAGCTCGTGCAGCACCATGATGCGCTAAGAATGATATTCCGCCGAACGGAAACGGGCTATGAAGCCTATAATCGGGGCTTGCATGATAGCGTCCTATATCATCTTGAAATCTGGGACTATCGAGATAAAGACAGGAATGAGCTGGAGCAAGCAATGGATTTGAAATGCACCGAGATTCAATCCAGGCTTCATATTTTTGAGGGACCATTAATCAGGCTGGGGTTATTTCAATGTCCGGACGGCGATCACTTGCTTCTTGCCGTTCACCATTTAGTCGTAGACGGGGTATCATGGCGGATTTTAATAGAGGACTTCCATACATCTTATGTACAACTCCTTAATCATCAGGAGATTCGTCTGCCGTTAAAGAGCGATTCCTTCCAGCGATGGGCGCAAAAGCTGAACGAATATGCCAAGCGTGAAGATATCGAGCATGAGAGTGCATACTGGAAGAGCATTGCGGAGCTGGAGATTGAATCGTTGCCGACGGACTACAATAAGCAAAAATCACTGCGGAAACATACCAGGACAACAACGATAAATTTGAATGAACAGCAAACCGCGGAATTGCTAAAACAAGCCAATCGCGCATATAACACGGAAATCGACGAGCTTTTGTTGTCTGCTATTGGAATGGCCTTCAAGAAATGGGCTGATCTCAATCGCTTCATCATTAACATGGAAGGACATGGCAGGGAGTCGATTATGCCTGATGTTGATATTAACCGCACAGTAGGATGGTTCACAAGTGAATACCCCGTAGTAATAGACATTGGAGATGAACCAAATCCATTAGATATCATTAGTAAGGTACAAAAAGATATACGCCGGATTCCTCATAAAGGGATTCACTATGGAGTGTTGAGATATTTATCCGAACATTCACGCAATGACAAGATGGATATAAAGCCTGAAGTTAGCTTTAATTATTTGGGACAGTTCGATCGGGACAGCAAAGAAGATGATGGCGATGTCCAATTTTCCGCATTTTCAGGTGGAGATTCCATGAGTCTCGATCAGGTTAGAGAATGCAAGATCGATATTGAATGCGTTGTGTTACATGGCCGTTTGAGCTTAACGGTACATTATAGTGACCAACAGTATAAAGAGGAAACCATAGAACGACTAACTGCATTCCTCCGGGAAAGCCTAAGCGAAATCATTCAACACTGCATGAGCAAGTTGCGCAATGAAGTCAAGTTACGTGAGAACGACAGCACCCAAAAACATCTTGCCTCATGTAACGCATCATCCGGAGAATGGGTAGATCTGGAGGGAGTGGTGGATGGATTTTTTAACGCTTCTTATATGAATGATATCCCCGGCGCCATCGTGGCGGTTGTCCATAATGGTGAAGTGAAAGTAAAGAAGGCATATGGCTATGCCAATATACAAGAAAAAGTGCCGATGAGCGCGGATGATACCGTAATAAAGGTGGGGTCGATTTCCAAGGTCGTTACGGTTGCTGCCATTATGAGGCTTGTGGAGCAAGGACGCATTGGATGGAACGATGATATTCAGCAATATATCTATGAAATCGAAATACCGCGGAAGATAGATGGGCCTCTAGCAGTCGAACATTTACTTAGTTACACGTCTGGATTTGGTTCGCCAGATAAGGGAAATGAGCAAAGTTATAATTTTGGCGGACGTGAATCCCTAACATTAAGGGACTACATTCTTCGATATATGCCAACCGTGGTTCATCAGCCTGGCCAACACTACAACAATGAGAATTTTTCCTTTATGTTGTCAGGTTATTTGGTTGAAAAAGTAACGGGAATTCCGTTCCATCGCTATGTAAGTGAGCAATTCTTTGAGCCTCTTGGCATGACAAACAGCAGTTTTATTTTAAATCCAGAGTTAGAGGCGAAAATGGCCACAGGCTATGATCTGGAAAACGAAGCTGTTCCTAGGTATGATTTTAGCCCTGCAGATTCACCCGATGGCAGCATGCTGTCAACGGGGCACGATATCTCCAAATTTATGCTGGCTCTATTAAATAAAGGCGTTTATGGCGGAAATGCAATCTTGAAAGAGGATTCGATAGTTAAAATGTTCTCAAGCAAATCGGTATCTCTCCCGCAATTGACCGATACAGGGTATGGATTTATGACGAAATTCCATCCGGAATATTCAAATGACAATATTTTGGCGAAAGCAGGCGAAGTAATTGGATATAACTCATTCATGTGGTTCTTGCCAGAGAAAAACACGGGTGTGTTTATCAGTGCGAACAAAAGTTACTTTAATAAAATCGAATTTTTTGAGTATTTCATGAAACAGTATTATCCTGCGGAAGCATTCATCATGTAA